A genomic region of Plasmodium vivax chromosome 1, whole genome shotgun sequence contains the following coding sequences:
- a CDS encoding phosphoinositide phosphatase SAC1, putative (encoded by transcript PVX_093615A), translating to MQGGSLEPLRKVKVYGSRDSLFLVGLNKKQEAYEVTEVARSREVQVKRNFQIHRKASYRNFVGKNGLEYVCKCEGILGCIRFLNYPYLYVITKKERVAVLLNEHKVYLVKSVLLIPFRDDVFGNFNDENELVQLFYNSVNHKHIYFSYTYNLPCSVQVNFYLQKEFLRGGIIHSRDYANEYLWNGYHCKAFVRQNVFICVPTISGFYVQSKFLCEGKAIDVTFIARRCNKYAGTRYRKRGINAKGYAANQVETELILFQRNYETAILSYVQLRGSVPVFWTQGVNYHLLKRPKIKCKKYDAFFTCTKRHFRHLLARYGYPIIAINLLSKKKQSDESNLSNEYEACIGVINRDLPPPIRIIYRHLDLRKAYKIGTKYTLQKLKIIFNFSQRNVGYFYLRNGQVVVIQRGVLRFNCVDCLDRTNAAQLFLKMYMLVHFLKLIFRVKMKALCVNHVAHLSQMYEELGDAIAKQYAGSTAHKKYTPGQSNNFFVQSKELLTSIKRYYISSFNDLEKQKSINLFLGVAQDKLQDIRHAHDLDAYVHGRSFFRLAGAGPFWWVLPLERFCARAESLLGGGLSRAQAKRRADRRAEGRTARRNARRTSHLTASRSARRGDSVAPSRLRNLKFYRCFSATNVFRNLYNAHDWEGRFAQLAGGAGGAAGLAEEVASGLAAGGAAGLAVGGAAGVAPGLAALLLKSCGGASHAGRPPNQAAAAVLPPFERSLNLIAHIYRFYDAHRQDFRFFFKNKNIFRFRVWRFIATYNYLNYLRVFFDVFFLLYYCFCERYSVRMVYMSHVNALCAALGGSGQVERGGRTVGQGNHTVQRRAAPLVNPYTVEKDVQKITHQYMSHKKMSFALEPYLNYYNLNRAPYQYMLMSGRSLVGRRGKNGKRPTLRVRHPCGSDAEAKRFKRVCIPHVGDSPVVDDEGKTHCRPIFKKKLIEQIKNRVVQGTGACPYYSRAYERSKRRCREGPARGEKQMEKPYQSDRPERLQLERLEDQIGKSPRGYCPIYFNANMVKFFFFLYSSWRGGGAAGEDAEGPASMPIVRGIVMGVLRAALGLPPSSGVPPLTGVSPPTGLPPPSVGPNNMQLLLRQATQARSLQEGLSDLYMHCVYKSHEYKELPLGSLQNPNAPTCSDEKSKMKRSESEQRFLLDEYDTLEHNLKKKKKKIWLVDRKIKNEVQRNHAHLSREYLSLKHYTKTYFNQMIDLQKRDGEVKRLFLRQIGLGNSQTANQTYHFLEESSCRFTRIDAKKKKKSQFAAWTSEQLAPDFNVLRHRLEGKVDYRQYCNPLSREIFRP from the coding sequence atgcagggggggagcctCGAACCGCTGAGGAAGGTGAAGGTGTACGGGAGCCGGGACTCGCTCTTCCTCGTGGGGCTAAACAAAAAGCAGGAGGCGTACGAAGTAACGGAGGTGGCGCGGAGCAGAGAGGTCCAAGTGAAGCGGAACTTCCAAATACACCGAAAGGCTTCCTATCGCAACTTCGTGGGGAAGAATGGGCTAGAGTACGTGTGCAAATGTGAGGGCATCCTGGGATGCATccgttttttaaattacccCTACCTTTACGTCATCACGAAGAAGGAGAGAGTAGCTGTCCTGTTGAATGAGCACAAAGTGTACCTCGTCAAGTCGGTCCTCTTGATCCCCTTCCGAGACGACGTGTTTGGAAACTTCAACGATGAAAATGAGTTGGTACAGTTATTCTACAATAGCGTTAATCATAAGCATATATACTTTTCCTATACGTACAATTTACCTTGCTCTGTGCAGGTGAATTTTTACCTACAGAAGGAGTTCCTCAGAGGGGGGATCATCCACAGTAGGGACTACGCAAATGAGTACCTGTGGAATGGTTACCACTGTAAGGCGTTCGTTAGACAAAACGTATTCATCTGTGTGCCAACTATCAGTGGGTTCTATGTTCAGTCAAAATTTCTTTGCGAAGGGAAAGCGATAGATGTTACGTTCATCGCCAGGAGGTGCAACAAGTACGCTGGGACGAGGTACCGCAAGAGGGGCATCAATGCCAAGGGGTATGCAGCTAACCAGGTGGAAACGGAGCTAATATTATTCCAAAGGAACTACGAAACTGCCATTCTTTCGTACGTCCAATTGAGAGGGTCCGTGCCTGTGTTCTGGACGCAAGGGGTTAACTACCATTTGTTGAAGAGGcccaaaataaaatgcaaaaagtaTGACGCGTTTTTTACCTGCACGAAGAGGCACTTCAGGCACCTCCTCGCAAGGTACGGCTACCCCATCATTGCCATTAACCTGTTGAgcaagaagaagcagagcgATGAGAGTAACTTGTCTAATGAGTACGAAGCATGCATTGGAGTGATTAATAGGGACCTGCCTCCCCCCATTAGAATCATCTACAGACATTTGGACCTGAGGAAGGCTTATAAAATCGGCACCAAGTACACTCTGCAGAAGTtgaaaatcatttttaacttttcccAGCGCAATGTGGGGTACTTCTACCTCCGGAATGGACAAGTGGTAGTCATCCAGAGGGGGGTCCTTCGCTTTAATTGTGTGGACTGTCTCGATAGAACCAATGCGGCTCAGCTATTTCTGAAGATGTACATGTTGGTACATTTTCTGAAGCTAATTTTCCGCGTCAAGATGAAGGCCCTATGTGTTAACCACGTGGCGCATCTATCTCAGATGTATGAAGAGCTGGGGGACGCCATAGCGAAGCAGTACGCGGGTTCTACTGCGCATAAGAAGTACACCCCGGGGCAGAGCAACAACTTCTTCGTCCAGTCGAAGGAGCTACTGACTTCTATCAAGCGGTACTACATTAGCTCGTTCAACGAtttggagaagcaaaaatctattaacctttttttgggAGTGGCCCAGGACAAGCTGCAGGACATCCGGCACGCGCACGACCTGGACGCGTACGTGCACGGGCGTAGTTTCTTTCGACTGGCCGGCGCCGGCCCCTTCTGGTGGGTCCTCCCGCTGGAGCGCTTCTGCGCCAGGGCGGAGTCgctcctggggggggggctcTCCCGTGCGCAAGCTAAGAGGCGCGCCGATAGGCGAGCTGAAGGGAGAACTGCTAGACGAAATGCTAGACGGACTTCTCATCTAACCGCTAGCCGAAGCGCCAGACGGGGAGACAGCGTCGCGCCCAGCAGGCTGCGCAACCTGAAGTTCTACCGCTGCTTCAGCGCCACCAACGTTTTCAGAAACTTGTACAACGCGCACGACTGGGAGGGCCGCTTCGCGCAGTTGGCGGGGGGagcgggaggagcggcagggTTAGCGGAAGAGGTAGCGTCGGGGTTGGCGgcgggaggagcggcagggTTAGCGGTTGGAGGGGCGGCAGGAGTAGCGCCGGGGTTGGCGGCGCTGCTGCTGAAGAGCTGCGGGGGAGCGAGTCACGCGGGGAGGCCGCCTAACCAAGCGGCTGCCGCCGTGCTACCCCCTTTCGAGCGGTCCCTGAACCTAATCGCCCACATCTACCGATTCTACGACGCGCACAGACAGGAtttccgcttcttcttcaagAACAAAAACATCTTTAGGTTCCGCGTGTGGAGGTTCATAGCGACGTACAATTACCTTAACTACTTGAGGGTTTTTTTCGACgtgtttttcctcctctaCTACTGCTTTTGCGAGCGGTACAGTGTGCGTATGGTGTATATGAGCCATGTAAACGCCCTGTGCGCGGcgctggggggaagcggtcaAGTGGAGAGGGGCGGCCGCACGGTGGGTCAAGGCAACCACACCGTGCAGAGACGCGCAGCACCCCTCGTTAACCCCTACACAGTGGAGAAGGACGTGCAGAAGATCACCCACCAGTATATGAGCCACAAGAAGATGTCCTTCGCATTGGAGCCCTACctaaattattataacttGAACCGAGCTCCCTATCAGTACATGCTGATGAGTGGGCGCTCCCTTGTTGggaggagagggaaaaacggCAAGCGTCCTACTCTAAGGGTAAGGCACCCATGTGGAAGTGATGCAGAAGCGAAAAGGTTTAAACGTGTCTGCATCCCCCATGTGGGGGACTCCCCCGTTGTAGATGATGAGGGGAAGACACACTGCAGGCCCATTTTCAAGAAGAAGCTAATtgagcaaataaaaaacaggGTGGTTCAGGGGACGGGCGCCTGTCCTTATTACTCGAGAGCGTACGAGAGGTCGAAACGGAGGTGCCGCGAAGGACctgcaaggggggagaagcagatgGAGAAGCCGTATCAATCGGATCGCCCGGAGCGGTTGCAGCTGGAGCGGTTGGAAGACCAGATTGGGAAATCGCCGCGCGGGTACTGCCCAATCTATTTCAATGCCAACATggttaagttttttttcttcctgtaTAGCAGCTGGCGTGGGGGAGGTGCCGCGGGGGAGGACGCGGAGGGACCCGCTTCGATGCCGATCGTGAGGGGGATAGTCATGGGTGTGTTGAGAGCGGCGCTCGGGTTGCCGCCATCGAGTGGGGTGCCGCCACTAACTGGGGTGTCGCCACCAACGGGGCTACCCCCACCCAGTGTGGGGCCGAACAACATGCAGCTGCTGCTCAGGCAAGCGACCCAGGCGCGCTCCCTCCAGGAGGGGCTCTCCGACCTGTACATGCACTGCGTGTATAAAAGCCACGAGTATAAGGAGCTCCCTCTGGGAAGCCTCCAAAATCCCAACGCTCCCACCTGCAGCGACgaaaagagcaaaatgaaaaggtctGAATCTGAGCAGAGGTTCCTCCTAGACGAGTACGACACGTTGGagcacaatttaaaaaaaaaaaaaaaaaaaatttggctAGTCGatcggaaaataaaaaacgaagtCCAGAGGAATCACGCACATCTCTCCAGAGAGTACCTCTCCCTCAAGCATTATACAAAAACGTATTTCAACCAAATGATAGATTTGCAAAAGCGAGACGGGGAAGTGAAGAGACTCTTTCTTCGCCAAATTGGGTTGGGGAATTCCCAAACGGCCAATCAGACGTACCACTTTTTGGAGGAAAGCTCCTGCCGCTTCACACGGATCGacgcgaagaagaagaagaagagccaGTTCGCCGCATGGACCTCTGAGCAGCTGGCGCCGGACTTCAACGTCCTGCGGCATCGACTCGAGGGGAAGGTGGACTACCGGCAGTACTGCAACCCGCTGTCGCGCGAAATTTTCCGCCCCTAG
- a CDS encoding hypothetical protein, conserved (encoded by transcript PVX_093620A), translating to MKIGEKPNVGTPPRGRHSNGEHSKWRQKKNGQDAQESANISEEKKKKGKKKKKKNDPPPEGGRRKRLDSVPGDGSNRVHHLKKTYTLIEGGASPQHFGGLTELEEDSFEGALSSENSSAPCDKAEATNCSFGADKMSTQETPPMRELPRGNTTRENPPNPPSGERRVEKTPNCWQSEVYKTVGRSCNGEASRTATNMGDANQGATNEGATNEGATNGVTHGSSPVAEERPPEGQHPKRDTPSDGANNGDGEEGDKRASTPAAAGPPKNEIEELKGEIKKELYNRLSIALDINMSLNENEKYYDLFKKKKKFQKYIMNSCKFVIILGKHLNLSFSTISIALYYLHKYHEKVLKRKKNALPYLVGGACIFLAWKMREDMENLRKSKKLYDIPKMIFKLLNYFDKKKKIKKKMRELQVGMVLSGCAYRRWEDLSDEHTLGSTAGDVRSVRSAKNAGNATNAGHTAKGEGASARRRGEEARPPGEASQRGTPPRSGKKKRKLSPRGEAKRSSVEPGQRSSLHRDLAQIKRIINAGYVSDVNNISHASDCFSAYLSECNSGDVSEYEVGGADLRDDPRDERPPDQRDELPPDQLDDPRDERPPDQPDELPPDPRNEQTYLTRFQQLCKREKRRIHISASKWVLNNSGQKLQLMQKVLIYYEGEILKSINYFLKPDRFSFDLLPSFVASFANIMKGYVEQDEVASLQKIASLSVLDFYKTPLCLVFTSKEIMVACILRAYTSLKWICGQLDLRDGSLQDFEKKATLFTQHVSLKNPIR from the exons ATGAAGATAGGGGAAAAACCCAACgtggggacccccccccgggggagacACTCAAATGGTGAGCACTCTAAAtggagacaaaaaaaaaatggccaagaCGCACAGGAAAGTGCAAATATCagtgaggagaaaaagaagaaaggtaaaaaaaagaaaaaaaaaaatgatccccCTCCTGAAGGGGGTAGACGCAAACGTTTGGACAGCGTACCAGGGGATGGGTCAAACCGCGTGcaccatttgaaaaaaacatacacgtTAATAGAAGGGGGTGCCTCTCCACAGCATTTTGGAGGCCTCACCGAACTGGAGGAGGACAGTTTCGAGGGGGCCCTCTCCAGTGAAAACTCGAGTGCACCATGCGATAAGGCAGAAGCAACCAATTGCAGCTTTGGTGCGGATAAGATGAGTACCCAGGAGACACCCCCCATGAGAGAGTTACCAAGGGGAAATACAACCAGGGAGAACCCGCCCAATCCTCCTAGCGGCGAACGTAGAGTGGAGAAGACCCCCAACTGCTGGCAGAGTGAGGTGTACAAGACCGTTGGAAGAAGTTGCAATGGGGAAGCGAGCAGGACCGCTACCAACATGGGGGATGCCAATCAGGGCGCTACCAACGAAGGTGCAACCAACGAAGGTGCAACCAACGGCGTCACCCATGGTAGCTCCCCCGTTGCTGAAGAGCGCCCCCCGGAAGGCCAGCACCCAAAGAGGGACACCCCGAGCGACGGTGCTAACAACGGGGACGGCGAAGAGGGCGACAAACGTGCGTCCACCCCCGCAGCGGCAGGCCCACccaaaaacgaaattgaagaattaaaaggagaaataaaaaaagaattatacaACAGGTTAAGCATCGCTCTAGACATCAACATGAGTCTTaacgaaaacgaaaaatattatgacctttttaaaaaaaaaaaaaaattccaaaaataCATTATGAATAGCTGCAAATTTGTTATAATCCTGGGGAAGCACCTGAACCTCTCCTTCTCTACCATTTCAATCGCCCTGTATTACCTGCACAAGTATCACGAGAAGGttttgaagaggaagaaaaatgcgcTGCCCTACTTGGTAGGTGGCGCTTGCATATTCCTGGCATGGAAGATGAGGGAGGATATGGAAAACCTGAGGAAGTCGAAAAAGCTCTACGACATTCCGAAGATGATTTTTAAGTTGCTTAATTATTTtgacaagaaaaaaaaaataaaaaaaaaaatgagggagCTGCAAGTTGGCATGGTGCTGAGTGGGTGCGCCTACCGGAGGTGGGAGGACCTTTCGGATGAGCACACCCTCGGTTCGACCGCGGGGGATGTTAGAAGCGTTAGAAGCGCGAAGAATGCGGGAAACGCGACAAACGCGGGACACacagcaaagggggaaggggcaagTGCAAGGCGccggggagaagaagcccgCCCCCCGGGAGAGGCATCCCAAAGAGGgactcccccccgcagcgggaaaaaaaagagaaaactcTCCCCCAGGGGAGAGGCGAAGAGGTCCTCCGTGGAACCGGGCCAAAGGAGCAGCCTGCACCGAGACCTGGCCCAGATAAAGCGCATCATCAACGCGGGCTACGTCTCTGATGTGAATAACATAAGCCACGCGAGCGACTGCTTCAGCGCGTACCTCTCCGAGTGCAACAGTGGGGACGTCTCCGAGTATGAGGTGGGGGGTGCAGATCTGCGCGACGATCCGCGTGATGAGCGGCCTCCTGACCAGCGTGATGAGCTGCCACCTGACCAGCTTGACGATCCGCGTGATGAGCGGCCTCCTGACCAGCCTGATGAGCTGCCCCCCGACCCGCGTAACGAACAGACGTACCTGACCCGCTTCCAACAGCTGTGCAAGCGCGAGAAGCGAAGAATCCACATCTCGGCCTCCAAGTGGGTCCTAAACAACTCGGGGCAGAAGCTCCAGCTCATGCAGAAGGTCCTCATTTACTACGAAGGGGAAATTCTGAAAAGCATTAACTACTTCCTAAAGCCAGACAGATTTTCCTTCGACTTGTTGCCATCGTTCGTAGCCAGCTTTGCAAACATCATGAAGGGCTACGTGGAGCAGGACGAGGTAGCCAGTCTGCAAAAAATCGCCTCCCTCAGTGTGCTAGACTTTTATAAAACGCCTCTCTGCTTGGTCTTCACTTCTAAAGAGATCATGGTGGCTTGCATCCTCCGAGCGTACACGTCGTTGAAGTGGATCTGCGGCCAGCTGGACCTGCGGGATGGGTCTCTCCAGG ATTTCGAAAAGAAGGCCACCCTCTTCACCCAGCACGTCAGTTTGAAGAACCCCATCAGGTGA